A region from the Citrobacter telavivensis genome encodes:
- a CDS encoding indolepyruvate decarboxylase (thiamindiphosphate-dependent; catalyzes the formation of indoleacetaldehyde from indolepyruvate): MQTPYTVADYLLDRIAGCGIGHLFGVPGDYNLQFLDHVIDHPHVRWVGCANELNAAYAADGYARVAGAGALLTTFGVGELSAMNGLAGSYAEYVPVLHIVGAPCSGAQRRGELMHHTLGDGDFQHFYRMSQSLCAASALLDEPNACYEIDRVLCAMLTAHRPGYLMLPADVAKRPALPPSAELALSGPEWQENVVTAFRYHARQMLINSPRVALLADFLAHRFGLQPVLQRWMVETPMAHATLLMGKGLFDEQQPGFVGTYSAGASSDDVRQAIEQVDTTICVGTRFVDTLTAGFTQQLALERTIEVQPQASRVGGTWFSGLSMEQAVTTLRELCLELSFAPPSAKSAAVQPHIERGALTQENFWHTVQQALVPGDLILADQGTAAFGAASLSLPTGAELIVQPLWGSIGYSLPAAFGAQTAAPGRRVILITGDGAAQLTIQEIGSMLRDGHTPVILVLNNDGYTVERAIHGEKQRYNDIASWNWTQIPRAFSLADQAECWRVTQAIQLEEVLARLEHPQRLSLIEVVLPKADLPTLLRKVTQALESRNSG; this comes from the coding sequence ATGCAAACCCCTTATACCGTTGCGGATTACCTGCTCGACAGAATTGCCGGGTGCGGCATCGGGCATCTGTTTGGCGTACCGGGCGATTACAATTTGCAGTTTCTTGACCATGTGATCGATCATCCGCACGTGCGCTGGGTCGGGTGCGCAAACGAGCTTAATGCCGCCTATGCGGCGGACGGTTACGCACGGGTCGCTGGAGCAGGCGCGTTGCTGACCACGTTCGGCGTGGGTGAACTCAGTGCGATGAATGGCCTGGCGGGCAGCTATGCGGAATATGTCCCCGTTTTGCATATTGTTGGCGCCCCGTGTAGCGGCGCGCAGCGTCGGGGCGAACTGATGCACCACACGCTGGGCGACGGCGATTTCCAGCACTTCTACCGTATGAGCCAGTCCCTCTGTGCTGCCAGTGCGCTGCTGGATGAGCCAAACGCCTGTTACGAGATTGACCGCGTCCTGTGCGCGATGTTGACCGCCCATCGCCCGGGTTACCTGATGCTGCCTGCTGATGTAGCAAAACGTCCCGCATTGCCTCCCTCGGCGGAGCTGGCTCTCTCTGGGCCGGAATGGCAGGAGAACGTGGTGACGGCATTTCGCTACCATGCACGACAAATGCTGATCAACAGTCCACGCGTTGCGCTGCTGGCAGATTTTCTCGCCCATCGCTTTGGTCTACAACCGGTCCTGCAACGCTGGATGGTTGAGACGCCCATGGCCCACGCCACGCTGTTGATGGGGAAGGGGCTTTTCGACGAACAGCAACCGGGGTTTGTCGGCACTTACAGCGCGGGGGCCAGCAGTGACGATGTCCGTCAGGCGATAGAACAGGTGGATACCACGATTTGTGTGGGAACCCGATTCGTCGATACGCTGACTGCCGGTTTTACCCAGCAACTGGCGCTGGAACGTACCATTGAGGTTCAGCCGCAGGCATCGCGGGTGGGAGGAACCTGGTTCAGTGGTCTGTCTATGGAACAGGCGGTCACCACGTTGCGTGAGCTGTGTCTGGAGCTCTCTTTTGCGCCGCCGTCCGCTAAATCTGCGGCCGTGCAGCCGCACATCGAAAGAGGGGCGCTGACCCAGGAGAATTTCTGGCATACCGTGCAGCAGGCGCTGGTACCCGGCGATCTGATCCTCGCCGATCAGGGAACGGCGGCGTTTGGGGCCGCGTCTTTGTCGCTGCCTACGGGGGCGGAACTGATAGTACAACCGCTCTGGGGTTCGATAGGCTACTCGCTGCCCGCAGCGTTTGGCGCACAAACGGCGGCACCTGGACGTCGGGTTATTCTGATAACCGGCGACGGCGCAGCGCAACTGACGATCCAGGAAATAGGCTCCATGCTGCGTGACGGGCACACGCCGGTGATTCTGGTGCTCAATAACGACGGGTATACCGTTGAGCGAGCGATCCACGGGGAGAAACAGCGGTACAACGATATTGCTTCCTGGAACTGGACGCAGATCCCACGGGCATTCAGCCTTGCGGATCAGGCTGAATGCTGGCGGGTGACTCAGGCCATCCAACTCGAGGAGGTACTGGCCCGGCTGGAGCATCCACAGCGGCTCTCGCTAATTGAAGTTGTGCTACCGAAAGCCGACTTACCCACGCTGCTACGCAAGGTCACCCAGGCGCTGGAATCGCGTAACAGCGGATGA
- the mgrA gene encoding L-glyceraldehyde 3-phosphate reductase, translating into MVYQPDENRYQRMAFRRCGQNGLKLPAISLGLWHNFGDTTQVENSRALLQRAFDLGITHFDLANNYGPPPGSAERNFGRLLQEDFLPWRDELIISTKAGYTMWEGPYGDWGSRKYLIASLDQSLKRMGLEYVDIFYHHRPDPETPLQETMKALDHIVRQGKALYVGLSNYPADRAREAIDILNDLGTPCLIHQPKYSMFERWVEDELLEMLQEKGVGSIAFSPLAGGQLTDRYLNGIPADSRAASGSRFLNPDQLTAGKLETVRQLNTLAEKRGQKLSQMALAWILRNDNVTSVLIGASKTTQIEDAVGMLANRHFTDQECADIDNILNSTR; encoded by the coding sequence ATGGTTTACCAGCCTGATGAAAATCGCTATCAGAGGATGGCATTTCGCCGCTGCGGTCAGAACGGTCTGAAGCTACCCGCTATCTCGCTTGGCCTGTGGCATAACTTCGGCGATACCACCCAGGTGGAAAACAGCCGGGCCCTGCTTCAGCGCGCGTTTGATCTGGGGATCACCCACTTCGACCTCGCAAATAACTACGGCCCTCCGCCGGGTTCAGCGGAACGTAACTTTGGCCGTCTCCTTCAGGAAGATTTTTTGCCGTGGCGCGATGAGCTGATAATCTCCACCAAAGCGGGTTATACCATGTGGGAAGGCCCTTACGGCGACTGGGGATCCCGCAAATATCTGATTGCCAGCCTTGACCAAAGTCTGAAGCGGATGGGGCTCGAATATGTGGATATTTTCTACCACCACCGTCCCGACCCTGAAACGCCCCTGCAAGAGACGATGAAAGCACTGGACCACATCGTGCGCCAGGGAAAAGCGCTGTATGTGGGGCTCTCCAATTACCCTGCCGACCGCGCCCGTGAAGCTATCGATATCCTCAATGATTTGGGCACACCGTGTCTGATTCATCAGCCTAAATATTCGATGTTTGAACGCTGGGTAGAGGACGAACTGCTGGAGATGTTGCAGGAAAAAGGGGTGGGAAGTATCGCGTTTTCACCGCTGGCAGGAGGACAACTCACCGATCGCTACCTGAATGGGATCCCGGCTGACTCCAGAGCCGCGAGCGGAAGCCGTTTTCTGAATCCGGATCAGCTCACCGCCGGGAAACTGGAAACCGTACGCCAGCTCAATACGCTGGCCGAAAAACGTGGGCAAAAACTGTCGCAGATGGCGCTCGCGTGGATACTGCGTAACGATAACGTCACCTCGGTGCTGATTGGTGCCAGTAAAACCACGCAGATTGAAGATGCGGTCGGCATGCTGGCCAATCGTCATTTCACCGACCAGGAGTGCGCCGATATCGACAACATTCTGAACAGCACGCGTTAA
- a CDS encoding ion channel protein, with protein sequence MLHPRARTMLLLSLPALILGVASSLVLIVVMKFASILQSILWQRLPGSLGIAADSPLWIMLTLTLTGVMVGLVIRYSTGHAGPDPATEPLIGAPISPAALPGLIIALVLGLAGGVSLGPEHPIMAVNIALAVALGRRLFPRIGALDWTILASAGTIGALFGTPVAAALIFSQTLSGSNDTPLWDRLFAPLMAAAAGSLTTSLFFHPHFSLPIAHYTQMRIVDIFSGAVVAAIAIAAGMVAVWCLPRLHALLHRLKNPVVLLGVGGFLLGILGVVGGPLTLFKGLDEMQQMAFSQTLGATDFFMLAVIKLAALVIAAASGFRGGRIFPAVFIGVALGLMLHAHVEAVPAAITVSCAILGLVLVVTRDGWLSLFMAAVVVPDTTLLPLLCIVMLPAWLLLAGKPMMVANREDK encoded by the coding sequence ATGCTCCATCCGCGAGCCAGAACCATGTTGTTATTGTCGCTTCCCGCGTTGATCCTGGGGGTCGCATCCAGTTTAGTCCTGATTGTGGTCATGAAGTTTGCGTCCATCTTGCAGAGCATACTCTGGCAACGTCTGCCGGGCAGTCTGGGGATCGCTGCCGATTCTCCCCTCTGGATCATGCTCACCCTGACGTTAACCGGGGTTATGGTCGGTCTGGTGATTCGCTACAGCACCGGACATGCCGGTCCGGATCCGGCCACTGAACCGCTTATTGGCGCGCCGATTTCTCCTGCCGCGTTGCCAGGCTTGATCATCGCGCTGGTGTTGGGTCTGGCGGGTGGGGTCAGCCTCGGTCCCGAGCATCCGATTATGGCTGTTAACATCGCGTTAGCCGTTGCCCTGGGTCGTCGGCTATTCCCGCGGATTGGCGCACTCGACTGGACCATTCTGGCCTCTGCTGGCACCATCGGCGCCCTGTTTGGCACACCGGTCGCCGCCGCATTGATTTTCTCGCAAACCCTGAGCGGCTCTAATGACACCCCTTTATGGGATCGGCTCTTTGCGCCGTTAATGGCGGCGGCGGCAGGTTCGCTGACCACCAGCCTGTTCTTTCATCCGCATTTCTCGCTCCCTATCGCCCACTACACCCAGATGCGCATTGTGGACATTTTCTCCGGAGCCGTGGTGGCGGCGATTGCTATTGCGGCGGGGATGGTGGCGGTCTGGTGCTTACCCCGGTTGCACGCTTTACTGCATCGCCTGAAGAACCCGGTGGTGCTCCTTGGCGTCGGCGGCTTCCTTTTAGGGATACTCGGCGTGGTGGGAGGACCGCTAACGTTGTTTAAAGGTCTGGATGAAATGCAGCAAATGGCGTTCAGCCAGACGCTCGGCGCAACGGATTTCTTCATGTTAGCGGTGATTAAACTCGCCGCGCTGGTCATTGCGGCGGCCAGCGGTTTTCGCGGAGGGCGAATCTTCCCGGCGGTATTTATTGGCGTAGCGTTAGGGCTGATGTTGCATGCCCACGTTGAAGCCGTTCCGGCGGCCATTACCGTCTCCTGCGCGATTCTGGGACTGGTGCTGGTCGTCACCCGTGACGGCTGGCTCAGCCTGTTTATGGCCGCAGTGGTGGTGCCGGACACCACCCTGCTGCCGCTACTGTGTATTGTCATGCTTCCGGCCTGGCTGTTACTGGCGGGCAAGCCGATGATGGTCGCCAACCGGGAAGATAAATAG
- a CDS encoding glucokinase, protein MTKYALVGDVGGTNARLALCDIDSGEISQAKTYSGLDYPSLEAVVRVYLDEHKVNVNAGCIAIACPITGDWVAMTNHTWAFSIAEMKKNLGFSHLEIINDFTAVSMAIPMLKKEHLIQFGGAEPVEGKPIAVYGAGTGLGVSHLVHVDKRWVSLPGEGGHVDFAPNSEEEAIILEVLRAEIGHVSAERVLSGPGLVNLYRAIVKSDGRLPENLQPKDITERALADSCTDCRRALSLFCVIMGRFGGDLALTLGTFGGVYIAGGIVPRFLEFFKASGFRGGFEDKGRFKAYVQDIPVYLIVHDNPGLLGSGAHLRQTLGQIL, encoded by the coding sequence ATGACAAAGTATGCTTTAGTAGGTGATGTCGGCGGCACCAACGCCCGTCTTGCTCTGTGTGATATCGACAGCGGTGAGATCTCGCAGGCCAAAACCTATTCCGGTCTGGACTATCCCAGCCTGGAAGCTGTTGTGCGAGTTTACCTCGATGAGCACAAGGTTAACGTGAACGCTGGCTGTATCGCGATTGCCTGCCCGATTACGGGGGACTGGGTCGCGATGACCAACCATACCTGGGCATTTTCTATTGCGGAGATGAAAAAGAATCTTGGTTTTAGCCATCTGGAAATCATTAATGATTTCACCGCGGTGTCGATGGCGATCCCGATGCTGAAAAAAGAGCATCTGATCCAGTTTGGCGGCGCGGAACCGGTTGAGGGTAAACCTATCGCGGTTTATGGTGCGGGCACCGGTCTGGGAGTATCGCATCTGGTCCATGTCGATAAGCGTTGGGTCAGCCTGCCGGGCGAGGGCGGTCACGTAGATTTCGCGCCGAACAGTGAAGAAGAGGCGATCATCCTGGAGGTACTGCGTGCCGAGATTGGTCATGTTTCTGCGGAACGCGTACTGTCCGGTCCAGGGCTGGTGAACTTGTACCGCGCCATCGTCAAATCCGACGGACGTCTGCCGGAAAATTTGCAGCCAAAAGATATTACCGAACGCGCCCTGGCCGACAGTTGCACTGACTGTCGCCGCGCGCTGTCGCTGTTTTGTGTGATCATGGGACGTTTCGGCGGCGATCTGGCGCTAACGTTAGGCACCTTTGGCGGCGTCTACATCGCCGGTGGCATCGTGCCGCGTTTCCTGGAATTCTTCAAAGCGTCGGGCTTCCGTGGTGGTTTTGAAGATAAAGGTCGTTTTAAGGCCTACGTGCAGGATATTCCGGTGTATCTGATCGTTCACGATAATCCTGGCCTGCTTGGCTCTGGCGCGCATTTGCGCCAGACGTTAGGTCAGATCCTATAA